The Haematobia irritans isolate KBUSLIRL chromosome 1, ASM5000362v1, whole genome shotgun sequence DNA segment aaatctgaaccgatttcttccaaaatcaatagggttctattttgacccaaaacacatatttgtgccagattcgattgggcttaaattactacctaatcccttggttacaaaaatgtgttcacggacagacggacagacggacatggctatatcgactcaggagcccaccctaagcatttttgtcaaagacaccatgtgtctatctcgtctccttctgggtgttgcaaacatatgcactaacttataataccctgttccagtgtggcgcatggtataaaaatgtattcctatagaaaattttgtcaaaattttattgctatagaaaattttgtcaaaattttattgctatagaaaattttgtcaaaaatttatttccatagaaaattttgtcaacatttttttctataacaaactttgtcaaaattttatttatattaaaaattttctcaaaattttatttctatagaaaattttgttaagattttacaccattgcaaattttttcaaaatcgtataaattttatttttgtagataattttgtcaaaatatcatatatataaaaaatgtgtcaaaactttattcctatagaaaattttgtcaaatttcatttatatagaaaattttgtcaaaattctatttatagagaaaattttatccaaattctatttatagagaaaattttgtcaaaattttatttctatggaatattttgtcaaaaattttatttgtatacattgactaaactacaaatgtaacttaaccaacagaggaaaaggttttaagctgaaataaaaaaaaaacaactacaatgcatagagaaaattttgtttctgtagaaaatgtagttaaaaattttatttctatagaaaattttataaaaattttaatggtagagcaaatttggtcaaaattttatttctgtagaaaattttgtcaaaattccatttctgtagaaaattttgacaaaattttatttctatagaaaattttgtaaaaattgtatttctatagaaaatttagtcaaaattttatttctatagaaaattttgtcaaaatgttatttctatagaaaatcagacataattttatatagaaataaaattgtaactaaattttctatagaaataaaattctgacaaaattttctgcattttgacaaaattttctatagaaataaagtttcgacaagattttctatagaaatacaattttgacaaaattttctatagaattaaatttttgacaaaatattttctatatttctataaaattttgataaagttgtatatattaattaaaattttgacaaaattttctatagaaataatatttggacaaaataagattttgacaaaattttctttccaaataaaattttgacaaaattttctatagaaataaaattttaacatacattttgaaaaaatttttatacaaataaaattttgacaaatttttttatataaaataaatttttgacaaaatgttctacaaaaagaaaattttgacgaaattttctaaaaaagaaaaatttgacaaaattaaaaaaaaaattttttgacaaaacttatagaaataaaattttgacaaaattttctggaaatataaaatttggacaatttttttttttgagacataaaatttggaccaaattttccatagacataaaattttgtcaaaattttatttctatagaaaattttgtaaaaatttcatttgtatacaaaattttgtcaaaattttatttctatacaaaatgttgtcaaaattttatttctataaaattttgtcaacattttatttctatggaaaattttgtcaacattttatttctgtagaaaattttatcaaaatgttattcctattttgtctaaattttatttcgtcaaaattatatttctatagaaaatttgtcaaaatttcatttctatagaaaattttgtcaaaattttatttctaaaggaaattttgtcacaattttatttctatacaaaattttgtcaaaattttgtttatatatgggatattttgtcaaaattttgtttctatacaacatttggtccaaattttatttctatagaacattttgtcaaaattttatttaatatagaaaattttgtcaacattttatttaatatagaaaattttgtcaaaattttatttctatagaaaatttgttcaaaaattaatttttatagaaaatgcgataaaacttttattattgttaatttttttagcttGGACCTCAACCATATCCACCCATCAAATATACGAACTACAAACAAGAATATAATGTCACTATAACCAATGCTGGTCACACAGCTCAGATTACAATACCCGATGATGCCGATGGAGCCAAACCTCAGATTTCGGGTGGACCACTGCCCACAAATGAGACCTATCAGTTCGTTAATCTGCATTTTCATTGGGGCGCCAATAACACTCTGGGTTCAGATCATGTTATTAATGGTTTACGTTATCCCATGGAAGTCCATGGAGTTCATTacaatacaaaatataaaagtcTCGAAGAAGCTCTGCAAAATGCGGATGGTGTTACTGTCCTCGCGGCCTTCTATGAAGTGACTCTCTCGCATAGATTAAAACCTTTGGATGATGTCGACAAGGCATTGCAGTTTATTAAAAACCCAAATACGTCTACAATGTTTTCGAACTTTAAATTATCCGGTATGTATGGTGGTATTGATACCACTGCTAAACGGACCTTCTATACCTATCCAGGATCATTAACAACACCAGAATGTTCGCAAGCTGTTACTTGGatcatatttccaaattttattcccgtAGCCTCAGATCAGTTGAAACCATTCCGCAAGCTATTGAATTTTGAAGGAAATGCTCTAGTTAACAATTTCCGCGAATTGCAGGATCAAAATGGACGTAAAGTGTACAACAATCGAGCTTGCCGCAGTATACCACTAGTTCGCCGCAGTATCTGAAGAGTTCGCCGTCACGACAAACGGTCGTCGCGCTATGTccccatatatattttgaaaacaagaaaattaacgattctttcagattttttttcaaatcttgcATATAATTTGTGTTtagcaaatatataaaaataaaataattatcccAATttgcatattaaaattttatattatacttCTTTAAATTAATCAAAAACATTTCTTAGAAACAACAAATGGGatacaaaagtaaaaaaatcgactttgTGCGGACTAATCGGAAATGGCAAATTTCACTAATCTAGTTTTAGTTTTGTCTGTTTGTAAATCAAGTCTAATTGATTAATCATAATACTGTTTAAGACGGATAaaagatgacaaaattttctatagaaataaaatgttaacaaaattttctatagaattaattttttgacaaaacttttaatacaaataaaaatttgataaaattgtttatataaaataaaattttcacaaaattttctaccgacataaaattttgacaacattttctatagaaataaaattttgacaaaaattttctgaagaaataaaatttctacaaaattttctatagaaatgaaatttctactaaattttctatagaaataatattttgacaaaattttctttccaactaaaattttgactgtagCATCtgcatttatttataatttataattatttgcaTTAGAtttgaattattattaatttttgataacatcaaatcaaattatttaataattatgTT contains these protein-coding regions:
- the LOC142220233 gene encoding carbonic anhydrase 2-like; translated protein: MSIKFENIGILLLAVLCNVNAWTYREQDQWPEEYPQCGGDRQSPIAINTFELGPQPYPPIKYTNYKQEYNVTITNAGHTAQITIPDDADGAKPQISGGPLPTNETYQFVNLHFHWGANNTLGSDHVINGLRYPMEVHGVHYNTKYKSLEEALQNADGVTVLAAFYEVTLSHRLKPLDDVDKALQFIKNPNTSTMFSNFKLSGMYGGIDTTAKRTFYTYPGSLTTPECSQAVTWIIFPNFIPVASDQLKPFRKLLNFEGNALVNNFRELQDQNGRKVYNNRACRSIPLVRRSI